In a genomic window of Panthera tigris isolate Pti1 chromosome D4, P.tigris_Pti1_mat1.1, whole genome shotgun sequence:
- the SLC2A8 gene encoding solute carrier family 2, facilitated glucose transporter member 8 isoform X5: MTPEDQEETQPLLGPPGGSAPLSRRVFLAAFAAALGPLTFGFALGYSSPAIPSLRRAAAQALRLDDAAASWFGAIVTLGAAAGGVLGGWLVDRAGRKLSLLLCTLPFVVGFAVITAAQNVWMLLGGRLLTGVACGIASLVAPVYISEIAYPAVRGLLGSCVQLMVVTGILLAYVAGWVLEWRWLAVLGCVPASFMLLLMCYMPETPRFLLTQHKRQEAMAAMQFLWGSEQTWEEPPVGAEHQGFRLAQLRLPSIYKPFIIGVSLMAFQQLSGINAVMFYAETIFEEAKFKESSLASVIVGIIQVLFTAMAALIMDKAGRRLLLTLSGVIMVFSTSAFGAYFKLTQGGPSNSSHVDLSTPISMEPTSASVGLAWLAVGSMCLFIAGGSQALRRLLARLRLLHLQCPFHSVLCP; encoded by the exons ATGACGCCGGAGGACCAGGAGGAGACCCAGCCGCTCCTGGGGCCGCCCGGCGGCAG CGCCCCTCTCAGTCGCCGGGTCTTCCTCGCCGCCTTCGCCGCCGCCCTGGGCCCGCTCACCTTCGGCTTCGCGCTCGGCTACAGCTCCCCCGCCATCCCGAGCCTGCGGCGCGCCGCGGCCCAGGCCCTGCGCCTCGACGACGCCGCCGCCTCCTGGTTCGGG GCCATCGTGACCCTGGGAGCCGCGGCGGGGGGCGTGCTGGGCGGCTGGCTCGTGGACCGCGCAGGGCGCAAGCTAAGCCTTCTGCTCTGCACCCTGCCCTTCGTGGTCGGCTTTGCAGTCATCACCGCGGCCCAGAACGTGTGGATGCTGCTCGGGGGCCGCCTTCTAACCGGCGTGGCCTGCGGTATTGCCTCGCTCGTAGCTCCG GTGTATATCTCTGAAATCGCCTACCCTGCAGTGCGGGGGCTGCTCGGCTCCTGTGTGCAGCTGATGGTCGTCACAGGCATCCTCCTAGCCTACGTGGCAG gcTGGGTCCTGGAGTGGCGCTGGCTGGCTGTGCTGGGTTGTGTGCCCGCCTCCTTCATGCTGCTGCTCATGTGCTACATGCCCGAGACCCCACGCTTCTTGCTGACCCAGCACAAGCGCCAGGAAGCCATGGCCGCTATGCAGTTCCTGTGGGGCTCTGAGCAGACCTGGGAGGAGCCCCCTGTCGGGGCCGAACACCAG GGCTTCCGCCTGGCCCAGCTGAGGCTTCCTAGCATCTACAAGCCCTTCATCATCGGCGTTTCACTCATGGCCTTCCAGCAGCTGTCAGGGATCAATGCTGTCATGTTCTATGCAGAGACCATCTTTGAGGAGGCCAAGTTCAAG GAGAGCAGCCTAGCCTCGGTCATCGTGGGCATCATCCAGGTGCTGTTCACCGCCATGGCGGCCCTCATCATGGACAAAGCTGGGCGGAGGCTGCTCCTGACCTTGTCAG GTGTGATCATGGTGTTCAGCACCAGTGCCTTCGGCGCCTACTTCAAGCTGACCCAGGGCGGCCCCAGCAACTCCTCACACGTGGACCTCTCGACACCCATCTCCATGGAGCCCACCAGTGCCAGCGTGGGGTTGGCCTGGTTGGCAGTGGGCAGCATGTGCCTCTTCATCGCCG gaggttctcaggcctTACGGCGCCTTCTGGCTCGCCTCCGCCTTCTGCATCTTCAGTGTCCTTTTCACTCTGTCCTGTGTCCCTGA
- the SLC2A8 gene encoding solute carrier family 2, facilitated glucose transporter member 8 isoform X1 produces the protein MTPEDQEETQPLLGPPGGSAPLSRRVFLAAFAAALGPLTFGFALGYSSPAIPSLRRAAAQALRLDDAAASWFGAIVTLGAAAGGVLGGWLVDRAGRKLSLLLCTLPFVVGFAVITAAQNVWMLLGGRLLTGVACGIASLVAPVYISEIAYPAVRGLLGSCVQLMVVTGILLAYVAGWVLEWRWLAVLGCVPASFMLLLMCYMPETPRFLLTQHKRQEAMAAMQFLWGSEQTWEEPPVGAEHQGFRLAQLRLPSIYKPFIIGVSLMAFQQLSGINAVMFYAETIFEEAKFKESSLASVIVGIIQVLFTAMAALIMDKAGRRLLLTLSGVIMVFSTSAFGAYFKLTQGGPSNSSHVDLSTPISMEPTSASVGLAWLAVGSMCLFIAGFAVGWGPIPWLLMSEIFPLHVKGLATGVCVLTNWFMAFLVTKEFSSVMEVLRPYGAFWLASAFCIFSVLFTLSCVPETKGKTLEQITAHFEGR, from the exons ATGACGCCGGAGGACCAGGAGGAGACCCAGCCGCTCCTGGGGCCGCCCGGCGGCAG CGCCCCTCTCAGTCGCCGGGTCTTCCTCGCCGCCTTCGCCGCCGCCCTGGGCCCGCTCACCTTCGGCTTCGCGCTCGGCTACAGCTCCCCCGCCATCCCGAGCCTGCGGCGCGCCGCGGCCCAGGCCCTGCGCCTCGACGACGCCGCCGCCTCCTGGTTCGGG GCCATCGTGACCCTGGGAGCCGCGGCGGGGGGCGTGCTGGGCGGCTGGCTCGTGGACCGCGCAGGGCGCAAGCTAAGCCTTCTGCTCTGCACCCTGCCCTTCGTGGTCGGCTTTGCAGTCATCACCGCGGCCCAGAACGTGTGGATGCTGCTCGGGGGCCGCCTTCTAACCGGCGTGGCCTGCGGTATTGCCTCGCTCGTAGCTCCG GTGTATATCTCTGAAATCGCCTACCCTGCAGTGCGGGGGCTGCTCGGCTCCTGTGTGCAGCTGATGGTCGTCACAGGCATCCTCCTAGCCTACGTGGCAG gcTGGGTCCTGGAGTGGCGCTGGCTGGCTGTGCTGGGTTGTGTGCCCGCCTCCTTCATGCTGCTGCTCATGTGCTACATGCCCGAGACCCCACGCTTCTTGCTGACCCAGCACAAGCGCCAGGAAGCCATGGCCGCTATGCAGTTCCTGTGGGGCTCTGAGCAGACCTGGGAGGAGCCCCCTGTCGGGGCCGAACACCAG GGCTTCCGCCTGGCCCAGCTGAGGCTTCCTAGCATCTACAAGCCCTTCATCATCGGCGTTTCACTCATGGCCTTCCAGCAGCTGTCAGGGATCAATGCTGTCATGTTCTATGCAGAGACCATCTTTGAGGAGGCCAAGTTCAAG GAGAGCAGCCTAGCCTCGGTCATCGTGGGCATCATCCAGGTGCTGTTCACCGCCATGGCGGCCCTCATCATGGACAAAGCTGGGCGGAGGCTGCTCCTGACCTTGTCAG GTGTGATCATGGTGTTCAGCACCAGTGCCTTCGGCGCCTACTTCAAGCTGACCCAGGGCGGCCCCAGCAACTCCTCACACGTGGACCTCTCGACACCCATCTCCATGGAGCCCACCAGTGCCAGCGTGGGGTTGGCCTGGTTGGCAGTGGGCAGCATGTGCCTCTTCATCGCCG GCTTCGCCGTGGGCTGGGGGCCCATCCCCTGGCTCCTAATGTCTGAGATCTTTCCTCTGCACGTCAAGGGCCTGGCCACAGGTGTGTGCGTCCTCACTAACTGGTTCATGGCCTTCCTGGTGACGAAAGAGTTCAGCAGCGTCATG gaggttctcaggcctTACGGCGCCTTCTGGCTCGCCTCCGCCTTCTGCATCTTCAGTGTCCTTTTCACTCTGTCCTGTGTCCCTGAAACCAAAGGAAAGACTTTGGAGCAAATCACAGCCCATTTTGAGGGGCGATGA
- the SLC2A8 gene encoding solute carrier family 2, facilitated glucose transporter member 8 isoform X3 translates to MTPEDQEETQPLLGPPGGSAPLSRRVFLAAFAAALGPLTFGFALGYSSPAIPSLRRAAAQALRLDDAAASWFGAIVTLGAAAGGVLGGWLVDRAGRKLSLLLCTLPFVVGFAVITAAQNVWMLLGGRLLTGVACGIASLVAPVYISEIAYPAVRGLLGSCVQLMVVTGILLAYVAGWVLEWRWLAVLGCVPASFMLLLMCYMPETPRFLLTQHKRQEAMAAMQFLWGSEQTWEEPPVGAEHQGFRLAQLRLPSIYKPFIIGVSLMAFQQLSGINAVMFYAETIFEEAKFKESSLASVIVGIIQVLFTAMAALIMDKAGRRLLLTLSGVIMVFSTSAFGAYFKLTQGGPSNSSHVDLSTPISMEPTSASVGLAWLAVGSMCLFIAGPGHRCVRPH, encoded by the exons ATGACGCCGGAGGACCAGGAGGAGACCCAGCCGCTCCTGGGGCCGCCCGGCGGCAG CGCCCCTCTCAGTCGCCGGGTCTTCCTCGCCGCCTTCGCCGCCGCCCTGGGCCCGCTCACCTTCGGCTTCGCGCTCGGCTACAGCTCCCCCGCCATCCCGAGCCTGCGGCGCGCCGCGGCCCAGGCCCTGCGCCTCGACGACGCCGCCGCCTCCTGGTTCGGG GCCATCGTGACCCTGGGAGCCGCGGCGGGGGGCGTGCTGGGCGGCTGGCTCGTGGACCGCGCAGGGCGCAAGCTAAGCCTTCTGCTCTGCACCCTGCCCTTCGTGGTCGGCTTTGCAGTCATCACCGCGGCCCAGAACGTGTGGATGCTGCTCGGGGGCCGCCTTCTAACCGGCGTGGCCTGCGGTATTGCCTCGCTCGTAGCTCCG GTGTATATCTCTGAAATCGCCTACCCTGCAGTGCGGGGGCTGCTCGGCTCCTGTGTGCAGCTGATGGTCGTCACAGGCATCCTCCTAGCCTACGTGGCAG gcTGGGTCCTGGAGTGGCGCTGGCTGGCTGTGCTGGGTTGTGTGCCCGCCTCCTTCATGCTGCTGCTCATGTGCTACATGCCCGAGACCCCACGCTTCTTGCTGACCCAGCACAAGCGCCAGGAAGCCATGGCCGCTATGCAGTTCCTGTGGGGCTCTGAGCAGACCTGGGAGGAGCCCCCTGTCGGGGCCGAACACCAG GGCTTCCGCCTGGCCCAGCTGAGGCTTCCTAGCATCTACAAGCCCTTCATCATCGGCGTTTCACTCATGGCCTTCCAGCAGCTGTCAGGGATCAATGCTGTCATGTTCTATGCAGAGACCATCTTTGAGGAGGCCAAGTTCAAG GAGAGCAGCCTAGCCTCGGTCATCGTGGGCATCATCCAGGTGCTGTTCACCGCCATGGCGGCCCTCATCATGGACAAAGCTGGGCGGAGGCTGCTCCTGACCTTGTCAG GTGTGATCATGGTGTTCAGCACCAGTGCCTTCGGCGCCTACTTCAAGCTGACCCAGGGCGGCCCCAGCAACTCCTCACACGTGGACCTCTCGACACCCATCTCCATGGAGCCCACCAGTGCCAGCGTGGGGTTGGCCTGGTTGGCAGTGGGCAGCATGTGCCTCTTCATCGCCG GGCCTGGCCACAGGTGTGTGCGTCCTCACTAA
- the SLC2A8 gene encoding solute carrier family 2, facilitated glucose transporter member 8 isoform X2: protein MTPEDQEETQPLLGPPGGSAPLSRRVFLAAFAAALGPLTFGFALGYSSPAIPSLRRAAAQALRLDDAAASWFGAIVTLGAAAGGVLGGWLVDRAGRKLSLLLCTLPFVVGFAVITAAQNVWMLLGGRLLTGVACGIASLVAPVYISEIAYPAVRGLLGSCVQLMVVTGILLAYVAGWVLEWRWLAVLGCVPASFMLLLMCYMPETPRFLLTQHKRQEAMAAMQFLWGSEQTWEEPPVGAEHQGFRLAQLRLPSIYKPFIIGVSLMAFQQLSGINAVMFYAETIFEEAKFKESSLASVIVGIIQVLFTAMAALIMDKAGRRLLLTLSGVIMVFSTSAFGAYFKLTQGGPSNSSHVDLSTPISMEPTSASVGLAWLAVGSMCLFIAALQAGPGMTPFYREKPGTKK, encoded by the exons ATGACGCCGGAGGACCAGGAGGAGACCCAGCCGCTCCTGGGGCCGCCCGGCGGCAG CGCCCCTCTCAGTCGCCGGGTCTTCCTCGCCGCCTTCGCCGCCGCCCTGGGCCCGCTCACCTTCGGCTTCGCGCTCGGCTACAGCTCCCCCGCCATCCCGAGCCTGCGGCGCGCCGCGGCCCAGGCCCTGCGCCTCGACGACGCCGCCGCCTCCTGGTTCGGG GCCATCGTGACCCTGGGAGCCGCGGCGGGGGGCGTGCTGGGCGGCTGGCTCGTGGACCGCGCAGGGCGCAAGCTAAGCCTTCTGCTCTGCACCCTGCCCTTCGTGGTCGGCTTTGCAGTCATCACCGCGGCCCAGAACGTGTGGATGCTGCTCGGGGGCCGCCTTCTAACCGGCGTGGCCTGCGGTATTGCCTCGCTCGTAGCTCCG GTGTATATCTCTGAAATCGCCTACCCTGCAGTGCGGGGGCTGCTCGGCTCCTGTGTGCAGCTGATGGTCGTCACAGGCATCCTCCTAGCCTACGTGGCAG gcTGGGTCCTGGAGTGGCGCTGGCTGGCTGTGCTGGGTTGTGTGCCCGCCTCCTTCATGCTGCTGCTCATGTGCTACATGCCCGAGACCCCACGCTTCTTGCTGACCCAGCACAAGCGCCAGGAAGCCATGGCCGCTATGCAGTTCCTGTGGGGCTCTGAGCAGACCTGGGAGGAGCCCCCTGTCGGGGCCGAACACCAG GGCTTCCGCCTGGCCCAGCTGAGGCTTCCTAGCATCTACAAGCCCTTCATCATCGGCGTTTCACTCATGGCCTTCCAGCAGCTGTCAGGGATCAATGCTGTCATGTTCTATGCAGAGACCATCTTTGAGGAGGCCAAGTTCAAG GAGAGCAGCCTAGCCTCGGTCATCGTGGGCATCATCCAGGTGCTGTTCACCGCCATGGCGGCCCTCATCATGGACAAAGCTGGGCGGAGGCTGCTCCTGACCTTGTCAG GTGTGATCATGGTGTTCAGCACCAGTGCCTTCGGCGCCTACTTCAAGCTGACCCAGGGCGGCCCCAGCAACTCCTCACACGTGGACCTCTCGACACCCATCTCCATGGAGCCCACCAGTGCCAGCGTGGGGTTGGCCTGGTTGGCAGTGGGCAGCATGTGCCTCTTCATCGCCG CCCTCCAAGCGGGCCCCGGCATGACCCCATTCTACAGAGAAAAGCCTGGTACTAAGAAGTAG
- the SLC2A8 gene encoding solute carrier family 2, facilitated glucose transporter member 8 isoform X4 has translation MLLGGRLLTGVACGIASLVAPVYISEIAYPAVRGLLGSCVQLMVVTGILLAYVAGWVLEWRWLAVLGCVPASFMLLLMCYMPETPRFLLTQHKRQEAMAAMQFLWGSEQTWEEPPVGAEHQGFRLAQLRLPSIYKPFIIGVSLMAFQQLSGINAVMFYAETIFEEAKFKESSLASVIVGIIQVLFTAMAALIMDKAGRRLLLTLSGVIMVFSTSAFGAYFKLTQGGPSNSSHVDLSTPISMEPTSASVGLAWLAVGSMCLFIAGFAVGWGPIPWLLMSEIFPLHVKGLATGVCVLTNWFMAFLVTKEFSSVMEVLRPYGAFWLASAFCIFSVLFTLSCVPETKGKTLEQITAHFEGR, from the exons ATGCTGCTCGGGGGCCGCCTTCTAACCGGCGTGGCCTGCGGTATTGCCTCGCTCGTAGCTCCG GTGTATATCTCTGAAATCGCCTACCCTGCAGTGCGGGGGCTGCTCGGCTCCTGTGTGCAGCTGATGGTCGTCACAGGCATCCTCCTAGCCTACGTGGCAG gcTGGGTCCTGGAGTGGCGCTGGCTGGCTGTGCTGGGTTGTGTGCCCGCCTCCTTCATGCTGCTGCTCATGTGCTACATGCCCGAGACCCCACGCTTCTTGCTGACCCAGCACAAGCGCCAGGAAGCCATGGCCGCTATGCAGTTCCTGTGGGGCTCTGAGCAGACCTGGGAGGAGCCCCCTGTCGGGGCCGAACACCAG GGCTTCCGCCTGGCCCAGCTGAGGCTTCCTAGCATCTACAAGCCCTTCATCATCGGCGTTTCACTCATGGCCTTCCAGCAGCTGTCAGGGATCAATGCTGTCATGTTCTATGCAGAGACCATCTTTGAGGAGGCCAAGTTCAAG GAGAGCAGCCTAGCCTCGGTCATCGTGGGCATCATCCAGGTGCTGTTCACCGCCATGGCGGCCCTCATCATGGACAAAGCTGGGCGGAGGCTGCTCCTGACCTTGTCAG GTGTGATCATGGTGTTCAGCACCAGTGCCTTCGGCGCCTACTTCAAGCTGACCCAGGGCGGCCCCAGCAACTCCTCACACGTGGACCTCTCGACACCCATCTCCATGGAGCCCACCAGTGCCAGCGTGGGGTTGGCCTGGTTGGCAGTGGGCAGCATGTGCCTCTTCATCGCCG GCTTCGCCGTGGGCTGGGGGCCCATCCCCTGGCTCCTAATGTCTGAGATCTTTCCTCTGCACGTCAAGGGCCTGGCCACAGGTGTGTGCGTCCTCACTAACTGGTTCATGGCCTTCCTGGTGACGAAAGAGTTCAGCAGCGTCATG gaggttctcaggcctTACGGCGCCTTCTGGCTCGCCTCCGCCTTCTGCATCTTCAGTGTCCTTTTCACTCTGTCCTGTGTCCCTGAAACCAAAGGAAAGACTTTGGAGCAAATCACAGCCCATTTTGAGGGGCGATGA
- the ZNF79 gene encoding zinc finger protein 79 isoform X1, which yields MLEEGEPPSPDPVLPHEETTGDEGMAAGLTVGTHGSMPFSSVTVAFTQDGWRRLIPAPKDRFKEGIPENTRNLVLLGLPVSQPGMNSQLEQREEGPWMLEGGGLRSTCTDWKIMSESPPEQDISENSFQDASIEMPPGESDPRNSEPGKGFNLRPVLSPQQRVPTEVRPRKWEAHTKSLRKNSDTTKPHRAKPYTCSECGKAFSYCSSLSQHQKSHTGEKPYECNECGKAFGQSSSLIQHQRIHTGEKPYKCNECGRAFSQNANLTKHQRTHTGEKPYRCSACDKAFSDCSALGQHQRIHTGEKPYECSDCGKAFRHSANLTNHQRTHTGEKPYECRECGKAFSYCAAFIQHQRIHTGEKPYKCGACGKAFSQSANLTNHQRTHTGEKPYKCSECGKAFSQSTNLIIHQKTHTGEKPYKCNECGKFFSESSALIRHHIIHTGEKPYECNECGKAFNQSSSLSQHQRIHTGVKPYECAECGKAFRCSSAFIRHQRLHAGE from the exons ATGCTGGAGGAAGGAG AGCCGCCTTCTCCAGACCCTGTCCTTCCCCATGAGGAAACCACAGGAGATGAAGGAATGGCAGCTGGTCTCACAGTTGGGACCCAC GGATCCATGCCCTTCAGCAGTGTGACTGTAGCTTTTACCCAGGATGGGTGGAGGCGCTTGATCCCTGCTCCTAAGGACAGGTTCAAGGAGGGGATACCAGAAAACACCAGGAACTTGGTCCTGCTGG GACTTCCAGTGTCCCAGCCTGGCATGAACTCTCAGTTGGAACAAAGGGAAGAAGGCCCGTGGATgctggagggaggaggcctgAGGAGCACCTGCACCG actGGAAGATTATGTCTGAATCACCACCCGAGCAAGACATTTCTGAAAATTCATTCCAAGACGCAAGTATAGAGATGCCCCCTGGGGAGTCAGACCCCAGGAACAGTGAACCGGGGAAGGGCTTCAACCTGAGACCAGTCCTTTCTCCACAACAGAGAGTTCCTACAGAAGTGAGACCCCGCAAATGGGAAGCACATACAAAGAGCCTCAGGAAAAATTCAGATACCACGAAGCCTCACAGAGCGAAACCATATACGTGCAGTGAATGCGGCAAAGCCTTCAGTTACTGCTCCTCCCTGTCTCAGCATCAGAAGAGTCACACTGGGGAGAAACCGTATGAGTGCAACGAATGTGGGAAGGCTTTCGGCCAGAGTTCATCTCTCATTCAGCACCAGAGGATTCACACCGGAGAGAAGCCTTACAAATGCAACGAATGTGGAAGAGCCTTCAGCCAGAACGCCAACCTCACCAAACACCAGCGAACTCACACGGGAGAGAAGCCCTACAGATGCAGCGCGTGCGACAAGGCCTTCAGCGACTGCTCCGCCCTCGGCCAGCATCAGCGAATCCACACAGGAGAAAAGCCCTACGAGTGCAGCGACTGCGGGAAGGCCTTCCGCCACAGCGCGAATCTCACGAACCACCAGAGGACGCACACAGGGGAGAAGCCGTACGAGTGCAGGgagtgtgggaaggccttcagTTACTGCGCCGCCTTCATTCAGCACCAGCGAATCCACACGGGGGAGAAACCCTACAAGTGTGGCGCGTGCGGGAAGGCCTTCAGCCAGAGCGCAAACCTCACAAACCACCAGAGGACTCACACGGGAGAGAAGCCCTACAAGTGCAGCgagtgtgggaaggccttcagcCAAAGTACAAACCTCATAATCCACCAGAAGacccacactggggagaagcCCTATAAATGTAACGAGTGTGGGAAGTTTTTCAGTGAGAGTTCAGCCCTCATTCGACATCACATCATTCACACAGGAGAAAAACCCTATGAGTGCAATGAATGTGGGAAGGCGTTTAACCAGAGCTCCTCCCTAAGTCAGCatcagagaatccacactggTGTGAAACCCTATGAATGCGCCgagtgtgggaaggccttcagGTGTAGTTCAGCTTTCATTAGACATCAGAGACTCCATGCTGGGGAATAA
- the ZNF79 gene encoding zinc finger protein 79 isoform X2 → MNSQLEQREEGPWMLEGGGLRSTCTDWKIMSESPPEQDISENSFQDASIEMPPGESDPRNSEPGKGFNLRPVLSPQQRVPTEVRPRKWEAHTKSLRKNSDTTKPHRAKPYTCSECGKAFSYCSSLSQHQKSHTGEKPYECNECGKAFGQSSSLIQHQRIHTGEKPYKCNECGRAFSQNANLTKHQRTHTGEKPYRCSACDKAFSDCSALGQHQRIHTGEKPYECSDCGKAFRHSANLTNHQRTHTGEKPYECRECGKAFSYCAAFIQHQRIHTGEKPYKCGACGKAFSQSANLTNHQRTHTGEKPYKCSECGKAFSQSTNLIIHQKTHTGEKPYKCNECGKFFSESSALIRHHIIHTGEKPYECNECGKAFNQSSSLSQHQRIHTGVKPYECAECGKAFRCSSAFIRHQRLHAGE, encoded by the exons ATGAACTCTCAGTTGGAACAAAGGGAAGAAGGCCCGTGGATgctggagggaggaggcctgAGGAGCACCTGCACCG actGGAAGATTATGTCTGAATCACCACCCGAGCAAGACATTTCTGAAAATTCATTCCAAGACGCAAGTATAGAGATGCCCCCTGGGGAGTCAGACCCCAGGAACAGTGAACCGGGGAAGGGCTTCAACCTGAGACCAGTCCTTTCTCCACAACAGAGAGTTCCTACAGAAGTGAGACCCCGCAAATGGGAAGCACATACAAAGAGCCTCAGGAAAAATTCAGATACCACGAAGCCTCACAGAGCGAAACCATATACGTGCAGTGAATGCGGCAAAGCCTTCAGTTACTGCTCCTCCCTGTCTCAGCATCAGAAGAGTCACACTGGGGAGAAACCGTATGAGTGCAACGAATGTGGGAAGGCTTTCGGCCAGAGTTCATCTCTCATTCAGCACCAGAGGATTCACACCGGAGAGAAGCCTTACAAATGCAACGAATGTGGAAGAGCCTTCAGCCAGAACGCCAACCTCACCAAACACCAGCGAACTCACACGGGAGAGAAGCCCTACAGATGCAGCGCGTGCGACAAGGCCTTCAGCGACTGCTCCGCCCTCGGCCAGCATCAGCGAATCCACACAGGAGAAAAGCCCTACGAGTGCAGCGACTGCGGGAAGGCCTTCCGCCACAGCGCGAATCTCACGAACCACCAGAGGACGCACACAGGGGAGAAGCCGTACGAGTGCAGGgagtgtgggaaggccttcagTTACTGCGCCGCCTTCATTCAGCACCAGCGAATCCACACGGGGGAGAAACCCTACAAGTGTGGCGCGTGCGGGAAGGCCTTCAGCCAGAGCGCAAACCTCACAAACCACCAGAGGACTCACACGGGAGAGAAGCCCTACAAGTGCAGCgagtgtgggaaggccttcagcCAAAGTACAAACCTCATAATCCACCAGAAGacccacactggggagaagcCCTATAAATGTAACGAGTGTGGGAAGTTTTTCAGTGAGAGTTCAGCCCTCATTCGACATCACATCATTCACACAGGAGAAAAACCCTATGAGTGCAATGAATGTGGGAAGGCGTTTAACCAGAGCTCCTCCCTAAGTCAGCatcagagaatccacactggTGTGAAACCCTATGAATGCGCCgagtgtgggaaggccttcagGTGTAGTTCAGCTTTCATTAGACATCAGAGACTCCATGCTGGGGAATAA